The following are encoded in a window of Megalobrama amblycephala isolate DHTTF-2021 linkage group LG19, ASM1881202v1, whole genome shotgun sequence genomic DNA:
- the pex11a gene encoding peroxisomal membrane protein 11A, which produces METFISFTNQSQGRDRIFRATQYACALAKYLLRNEAKRKELVKKLQYLESNMSSGRKLFRLGNTLNSINAAKSTLHISDPVLRFCLTFANLSRALYFICDNILWARSIGLIQDIDKESWSLNSTRFYFLSLVMNLTRDVYAIAQLMVQKSRDRHYQQKVDQHLNESPDVACVIVPQLDAFLFLVLESLRSQPSVALDTLKNVCDLFIPLDKLGIYQTNAGVVGFFGLVSSLLGILSVLRPNLRIKP; this is translated from the exons ATGGAAACTTTCATTAGCTTCACTAACCAAAGTCAAGGAAGGGATCGCATATTCAG AGCAACCCAGTATGCATGCGCTTTGGCGAAATACCTTCTGAGAAATGAAGCGAAGAGAAAAGAGCTGGTGAAAAAGCTGCAGTATCTGGAGTCTAATATGAGTTCGGGGCGGAAGC TATTCAGGCTTGGGAACACGTTGAACTCTATCAATGCGGCCAAGAGCACTCTTCATATTTCTGACCCTGTGCTGCGCTTTTGCCTTACTTTTGCCAACCTCAGCCGTGCCTTGTACTTCATCTGTGATAACATACTCTGGGCCAGAAGTATCGGGCTAATACAAGATATCGACAAGGAGAGCTGGAGCTTGAACTCCACTCGCTTCTATTTCCTGTCATTGGTCATGAATCTAACCAGAGACGTCTATGCGATTGCCCAACTCATGGTGCAGAAGTCTCGGGACAGACACTACCAGCAAAAAGTCGACCAGCATCTTAATGAAAGCCCGGATGTGGCTTGTGTCATAGTGCCTCAGCTTGATGCGTTCCTCTTCCTTGTCCTCGAGAGCCTCAGAAGTCAGCCGTCTGTGGCTCTCGATACACTTAAAAATGTTTGCGATCTTTTCATTCCACTTGACAAACTGGGCATTTACCAGACAAATGCAGGGGTGGTGGGCTTCTTTGGGCTTGTTTCCTCTCTTTTAGGCATACTGTCAGTCTTGAGGCCCAACCTCAGAATCAAGCCATGA